AGCGACTGGACATTGAAACAGGGCTCCGCAAAGGGCTGGAAGAAGGGCATTTTGAGCTCCATTATCAGCCCCAAGTATCTGTGCTGGATAAGAACATTAAAGGGGTTGAAGCACTGATTCGATGGCGAAATCCGGAGAGTGGCCTTATTCCGCCGAATGATTTCATCCCGATTGCAGAAGATACAGGGCTGATTCTACGAATTGATCAATGGGTATTGCAGGAGGCCTGCTCGCAGGCAAAGCTGTGGCAAGACGAGGGGAGCTTCCATGGACGGATGAGCGTGAATATTTCTGCCTTGCAGTTTAAACAGCGTGATTTCCCAGACACTGTCCGGAGAACGTTACAAGACACTGGATTGGACCCCACATTTTTGGAGTTAGAGCTAACTGAGTCCATCATTCAAGATCCTGAACATGCGTTTCCAGTAATGAAGGCCCTTAAAGACATGGGCATACGCCTATCGCTCGATGACTTTGGCACAGGGTATTCCTCCCTTAGTTATTTAAAGGACTTTCCACTTGATACAATTAAGGTCGATAAATCATTTATCCAAACGATGAATAATGGACTGAAGGACCAAGCCATTGTAAACTCAATCATCAATATCGCAACGAGCCTCGACTTGACTGTCATTGCAGAGGGTGTCGAAACAGATGATCAGCTGCTTTCGTTGCAGCAAAAGCATTGCCACGAATACCAGGGCTATTTGTTTAGCACGCCACTCTCAAGCAAAGATTTTATCGAAAAACTAAACCGTGGTGATTTTCAGGTCCTTCAAGGTATAAGCTAGTTACTTAAAAAGATAAAGGCTCACATGCGTATTGCTTGTCTCGTCGATCCTCAGCATATCAGAGTAAGGGGACGGGGCTTCTTTCAGAACAGGAAAAATTAAACCGTCAGTTTATAGACTGACATAGCGATTTAAAGCACAAATCATACAACTTCATTAGGCTGCCACGCTACCAAATTCTTTTGGTGCTTGGTAGTCTACTTTTTCTTGGATACGCTTTTCATTATAGTATTCCATGTAACGGTCAATTCGTTCTATAACTTATTCCTCTGATATGGAATTGAATTTCCCTGAACGAGTTTTAAGACACGCCCTAAATAAATAAAAAAAGACACTCTAATAATAGGCTGTCTCTCCTTTTTATATTTGGGCTAACCCCCCAGCTTCTTCTTCTTTTCCTTTTGGCTTAATTTCTTTAGTGATAAGAATTTCTACACTTGTATCCAAGGCCACAGCTATCTCTTCCAACTTCTTTATAGTCACGTTATGATTCGCCTGTTCAATCCTTGAGATAACTGATTGCTTAGTATGGATCATTTTAGCTAAATCTGTTTGCGTCATGCCTTTTAGCTTCCTAAGCATAATGATGTTCTTAGCGATCTTGAAAGGTAACTCTAATTCATCAAATGCTTTTCTATATTCCTTGTCTTCCTCATATTTCCTCATCGATCTTTTCTTAGCAGCCGTTCGTTACCATAGTTTTGGAAATTCGAGGGGTAAACAAATTACTGTTTTACTCGCCACTTCACTCCTGATCGTGTTTTCTACAAATAAGGAGTGAAGTGGCGAGTTTTTTCATTTCATAGTCGTTCGGATTTTTCTCTTTGTCATTTCTGTTTCCTATGAAAGCTTTAGCGCCGCTAAGCCTAAAAGCACCCAACCCGCTAAGAACAATACCCCACCAATTGGTGTAACCGCACCTAAAATCGTTTTTCCTGTTAACGCCATAACGTACAGGCTTCCAGAGAAAAACACAATCCCTGCTGTCATTAATGACCCAGCCCAGACAAGCATCGGCGTGGACACGAAGGTAGATAAAAATGCGACCCCTAATAGGCCAACCGTATGAAACATTTGATAATTCACGCCGGTGTGATAGTTCGCCAGCATACGTTCGGATATTTTCCCTTCAAGGCCGTGGGCACCAAACGCTCCAATGGCTACGGAGAGAAATCCGTTAATGCTTGCAATCAGCAAAAATAGTTTGAGCATACGCTCACCTGCTTTCTTTAGTCTTTGAGCCAATGCATGTTTACAATGAGTTTAGTATACTAGAAAGACATGATTGAATTCTAGAAGATGACGCTTTGTCA
The nucleotide sequence above comes from Aureibacillus halotolerans. Encoded proteins:
- a CDS encoding IS3 family transposase translates to MERIDRYMEYYNEKRIQEKVDYQAPKEFGSVAA
- a CDS encoding helix-turn-helix domain-containing protein, translated to MRKYEEDKEYRKAFDELELPFKIAKNIIMLRKLKGMTQTDLAKMIHTKQSVISRIEQANHNVTIKKLEEIAVALDTSVEILITKEIKPKGKEEEAGGLAQI
- a CDS encoding DUF423 domain-containing protein, producing the protein MLKLFLLIASINGFLSVAIGAFGAHGLEGKISERMLANYHTGVNYQMFHTVGLLGVAFLSTFVSTPMLVWAGSLMTAGIVFFSGSLYVMALTGKTILGAVTPIGGVLFLAGWVLLGLAALKLS